In Candidatus Promineifilum breve, one genomic interval encodes:
- a CDS encoding AfsR/SARP family transcriptional regulator: MSGLTLSLLGPFTVTIDDQPFDGLRNRPALALLLYLACQPERHRRESLMALLWPDWPQASAQQNLRQNLYVLRQALPGVTSHHGGDAVPLILSDRETLQLNPDAAVTVDARRFAALLEQPQPTTSHLAEAIALYRGDFLADFYLPDSSSFEEWAAAHREAYRRLALQALERLTDDALALADYPAAERYARHQLAIDNLRESAHRQLMLALSHSGQRAAALTHYEAYTRIVKEELGVEATSDMRALAEQIALGQQAPPVRSESAIQARRPRHNLPAAATALIGRERELEALDTYVRDPAIRLVTIVGPGGMGKTRLAQAAAEAVLHDVRQPPPFPDGVFFVPLASLATAALLIPAIAGAINFRFHEGSEPKEQLLDYLRRKQMLLLLDNFEHLMDGVELVDEILKTAPGVKLLITSRQKLLRQAEQLFPIGGLSLPPDTAVQPNGAESDAVQLFLQSARRTRPAFSLTADNRPDVLAICRLVEGMPLGIILAATWLDTLSTADIVAEMEQDLDFLAVEGGDLPQRQRSMRAAFNHSWRLLGEREQAVFRQLSVFRGGFTREAAAIADASARDLQTLINKSLLIRESPSRYMMHELLRQFAAEKLAGTQREEEATRDRHSAYFCDFLNDHTQEWHSAQQFETLATVTREAHNAQAGLQWALAREQWPRLLKAIDSWMEYQQWQAYWQEGERFCRTIVDRAAQLDQANGVVPPDLLRLWVRALLWMATINGSDRRAANDNSQMALALLERPELAGQERRREEAIARSLKGFHVQMTDLNESQRQFTLSLEIFQDLGDRWGIAQSLAGLGGLDYVNGRLDAALAHAEAAYEIRRAMGDRPAQGRSLNNLGLIHKWLGHLELAERFHRQMVTLKQDIHDYSTMAESQANLVQTLSHVGKYDEAYRLAMEALEGSRARGNKTNEAIITIAAGNALLNLGQYEPVYRLLDGTLAVVRDKGQRIYEGVLQQLYGALALAGKSYVEAQTAYRSSLEIFEQIGRMTVVWPLSGLGHAAYRQGDRPEARKQIIAAMASALQSRNFFIVRALPTAALLLADAGRVQQAITAWSLAKTYPHIANSRWFADIAGRELDELAASVSSTGAATAGQTGRETDLWAMSAALLVELEKLSGRNSTPIMLQ; encoded by the coding sequence TTGTCAGGTCTTACGTTGTCTCTGCTGGGGCCTTTTACAGTTACGATCGATGACCAGCCGTTCGACGGCCTTCGCAACCGGCCGGCGCTGGCGCTATTGCTGTACCTGGCTTGCCAACCGGAGCGCCACCGCCGCGAAAGCCTGATGGCCTTGCTCTGGCCCGACTGGCCGCAGGCTTCCGCCCAGCAAAACCTGCGGCAAAATCTCTACGTTCTGCGCCAGGCGCTCCCCGGCGTAACTTCCCATCACGGCGGTGATGCCGTGCCCCTCATCCTGTCCGACCGCGAGACGCTGCAACTCAACCCCGACGCGGCGGTGACGGTGGATGCTCGCCGCTTCGCCGCGTTGCTGGAGCAGCCTCAGCCCACCACAAGTCACCTGGCCGAAGCCATAGCCCTCTATCGGGGTGACTTTCTGGCCGATTTCTACCTGCCGGACAGCAGTTCTTTTGAAGAGTGGGCCGCGGCCCATCGCGAGGCGTATCGGCGGCTGGCGCTGCAAGCCCTGGAACGTCTCACCGATGATGCGCTGGCGCTGGCCGATTACCCGGCGGCCGAGCGTTATGCCCGTCACCAACTGGCAATCGACAACCTGCGCGAGAGCGCCCACCGGCAACTCATGTTGGCTCTATCTCATAGTGGACAGCGCGCCGCGGCTCTGACTCACTATGAGGCGTATACACGCATCGTCAAGGAGGAACTGGGGGTTGAGGCGACCAGCGATATGCGCGCGCTGGCGGAGCAGATCGCCCTGGGCCAACAAGCGCCCCCTGTCAGGTCGGAGAGCGCCATTCAGGCCCGCCGCCCGCGCCATAACTTGCCGGCCGCCGCCACGGCATTGATCGGCCGCGAGCGTGAATTGGAGGCTCTGGATACCTACGTGCGCGATCCGGCCATTCGTCTGGTAACCATTGTGGGGCCGGGCGGCATGGGCAAGACCCGTCTGGCCCAGGCCGCGGCCGAGGCCGTGCTCCACGACGTCCGGCAACCGCCGCCCTTTCCCGACGGCGTTTTTTTCGTCCCGCTGGCGTCGCTGGCGACCGCCGCGCTGTTAATCCCAGCTATCGCCGGGGCCATCAATTTTCGCTTCCATGAGGGCAGTGAGCCGAAGGAGCAGCTACTCGACTATCTGCGCCGCAAGCAGATGCTTTTACTGCTGGATAACTTTGAGCACCTCATGGACGGGGTGGAACTGGTTGACGAAATCCTCAAGACCGCGCCGGGGGTGAAGCTGCTGATCACCTCGCGGCAAAAGCTGCTACGGCAGGCGGAGCAGTTATTTCCCATTGGTGGATTGTCCCTGCCCCCCGACACAGCGGTCCAACCGAACGGGGCAGAAAGCGATGCCGTCCAACTATTTCTGCAAAGCGCGCGCCGAACTCGCCCCGCCTTTAGCCTGACCGCCGACAACCGGCCCGACGTATTGGCTATCTGCCGTCTGGTAGAGGGCATGCCCTTGGGCATCATTCTGGCGGCGACGTGGCTGGACACGCTGTCCACGGCCGACATCGTGGCCGAAATGGAGCAAGACCTTGATTTTCTGGCGGTGGAAGGCGGCGATCTTCCCCAACGGCAACGCAGCATGCGCGCCGCGTTTAATCACTCCTGGCGGCTTCTAGGTGAGCGCGAGCAGGCCGTTTTCCGGCAGCTATCCGTCTTCCGTGGCGGCTTCACGCGCGAGGCGGCGGCCATCGCCGATGCCTCGGCCCGCGACCTCCAAACCTTGATCAACAAGTCGCTGCTCATTCGCGAATCGCCCAGCCGCTATATGATGCACGAACTACTGCGCCAGTTTGCGGCCGAGAAGCTGGCCGGTACACAGCGTGAAGAAGAGGCCACACGCGATCGCCATAGCGCCTATTTCTGCGACTTTCTGAACGACCACACCCAGGAGTGGCACAGCGCCCAACAATTTGAAACATTGGCGACCGTAACACGGGAAGCCCACAACGCCCAGGCAGGCTTGCAGTGGGCGCTGGCGCGGGAGCAGTGGCCGCGCCTGCTAAAAGCCATCGATAGCTGGATGGAATATCAGCAGTGGCAAGCCTATTGGCAGGAAGGGGAGCGCTTCTGCCGGACGATCGTGGACAGGGCCGCCCAGCTTGACCAGGCCAACGGCGTTGTCCCGCCTGACTTGCTACGTCTATGGGTCAGGGCCTTGCTCTGGATGGCGACGATCAATGGCTCGGACCGGCGCGCGGCGAATGACAACAGCCAAATGGCCCTGGCGCTTCTGGAACGACCGGAATTGGCCGGTCAGGAGAGGCGGCGCGAGGAGGCCATCGCCCGATCCCTCAAAGGTTTCCACGTGCAGATGACGGACTTGAACGAATCGCAACGTCAGTTCACGCTATCTCTGGAGATTTTTCAGGACCTAGGTGATCGTTGGGGGATCGCTCAAAGTCTCGCCGGGTTGGGAGGTCTGGATTATGTCAATGGTCGGTTGGATGCGGCGTTAGCACACGCCGAGGCCGCTTACGAAATTCGGCGGGCGATGGGCGATCGGCCCGCGCAAGGCCGATCCCTCAACAATCTGGGGTTGATCCATAAATGGCTGGGTCATCTGGAATTAGCCGAACGGTTTCATCGCCAAATGGTAACGTTGAAACAGGATATTCACGATTATTCAACTATGGCCGAATCCCAAGCCAACCTGGTCCAGACCTTGAGCCATGTCGGCAAATACGATGAAGCCTACCGGTTGGCAATGGAAGCCCTGGAAGGCAGCCGCGCGCGGGGTAACAAAACGAACGAAGCCATTATTACCATAGCCGCCGGCAATGCGTTGCTAAATCTCGGACAATATGAACCGGTGTACCGGTTGTTGGACGGAACATTGGCCGTCGTCAGGGATAAAGGCCAGCGAATATACGAAGGGGTATTGCAGCAGTTATACGGGGCACTGGCCTTGGCCGGTAAATCGTATGTTGAGGCACAAACGGCCTATCGTTCATCGTTAGAAATATTTGAGCAAATTGGGCGGATGACGGTTGTCTGGCCGCTGTCCGGCCTGGGTCACGCCGCTTATCGCCAGGGTGACCGGCCCGAAGCGAGAAAACAGATCATCGCCGCAATGGCCAGCGCCTTGCAGAGCCGGAACTTTTTCATCGTGCGCGCCCTGCCGACCGCGGCCCTGCTGTTAGCCGACGCCGGCCGGGTGCAGCAAGCCATCACGGCCTGGTCGCTCGCCAAAACCTACCCCCACATCGCCAATTCCCGCTGGTTCGCCGACATTGCCGGGCGCGAGCTGGATGAATTGGCGGCTTCTGTCTCATCGACCGGGGCGGCCACGGCGGGGCAAACCGGCCGGGAGACGGATCTATGGGCGATGAGCGCGGCGCTGCTGGTAGAGTTGGAGAAGCTATCCGGTAGAAACTCCACCCCGATAATGCTACAATAG
- a CDS encoding AfsR/SARP family transcriptional regulator has product MSGLALSLLGPFTATIDGQSLGEFRTRSAQALLVYLACQPEPQSRETLTALLWPETPQLSAHQNLRQTLYLLRQWLPDVPAPAGDRRPLILAGRKSIQLNPESPIVLDVAVFNALIDQPQPSPQQLAEAIALYRGDFLANFYLPESNPFEDWVTARRAYLQRRVLTALDKLTAHSLQDGDYATAATLARRQVTLDNLRESAHRQLMLALAGSGQRAEALAQFEQCARLLREELGIKPSAETRALAEHIAAGDDQPAAPAHLHARVPFAPRPRHNLPLQLSSFIGREREIAEVRRLLAGARLVTLTGAGGSGKTRLALQAAEGLLGTFADGVWFIELAALSEPALVVSVIAATLGIVEQKNRPPAEALREHLRPRHTLLVLDNCEHLIHAVAQLAETLLHHCPSLRILATSREMLAIAGEVVWLVPTLSLPQIDLPPRVEDLRQFDAVRLFLERASSALPSFDLSERNAAPVTQLCRQLDGMPLAIELAAARVKMLRVDQIVARLDDRFGLLAGGSRTALPRHQTLRALIDWSHDLLSPAEQCLLRRLSVFAGGFTLEAAAAINDEADDLDTLALLTQLVNKSLVVVDQSSDRDARYFLLETIGQYTWEKLQAAGESDHMLDRHARYFCRVLEEALPQYDYNDHWYQRLNWIETEYDNWRAVLSRAFNDHSIALEWGGRVAARMGSYWLMHGRLSEGRRWLEVALAGVDATMTATRAALSLWMASLMMREGHPRGPGLAAEGLVAYQELGDKSGTAWALVVLGLHKGNDPGRTIAYLEQGLQLATEAGAYSIMSGAHYALARAALRAGDFERATDHGEKALQLAAKQDNQIRKVDLLRQLGVIASWQGHYDHAAALYDESMTLARALQAKGWVVAQILNSQGENARRRREYDRALAYYRDALAIAHEISDVSLILGEHLNMGLVLVRQNDLDSAVTSLRESLGIIAGGHRIDGDFIWNLWGFAVAAMRRGRPERAACLFGVADGLRDQTGLYLSPVDAEDYRQDVAQARAALGEDAFAAAWDQGRRLSADEAIALALE; this is encoded by the coding sequence TTGTCAGGCTTAGCACTCTCCCTGCTGGGGCCATTCACCGCCACGATCGACGGTCAATCTTTGGGCGAATTTCGCACCCGGTCGGCCCAGGCTCTCCTGGTCTATCTAGCCTGTCAACCGGAGCCACAAAGTCGCGAGACGTTGACCGCCCTGCTATGGCCCGAAACCCCCCAACTCTCAGCCCACCAAAACCTGCGCCAGACGCTCTATTTGTTGCGCCAATGGCTGCCCGATGTTCCCGCGCCCGCCGGCGACCGCCGCCCCCTCATCCTGGCCGGCCGTAAGTCCATTCAGCTTAATCCCGAATCGCCCATCGTTCTTGACGTGGCCGTTTTCAACGCCCTGATTGACCAACCGCAGCCGTCGCCCCAACAACTGGCCGAGGCGATCGCCCTCTACCGGGGCGACTTCCTGGCCAATTTCTACTTGCCGGAGAGCAATCCGTTTGAAGATTGGGTCACCGCGCGGCGCGCCTATCTGCAACGCCGGGTGCTTACGGCGCTGGACAAACTGACCGCCCACTCGCTCCAGGATGGCGACTACGCCACAGCCGCGACCCTGGCCCGGCGGCAGGTTACGCTAGACAATCTGCGTGAGAGCGCCCACCGCCAACTGATGCTGGCCCTGGCCGGCAGCGGGCAACGCGCCGAGGCGCTGGCCCAGTTTGAGCAGTGCGCCCGCCTGTTGCGCGAGGAATTAGGCATCAAGCCCTCGGCCGAAACGCGCGCCCTGGCCGAGCACATTGCCGCCGGAGACGACCAGCCCGCCGCCCCGGCCCATTTACACGCTCGCGTCCCCTTCGCCCCCCGACCGCGCCACAATCTGCCGCTGCAACTCAGCAGCTTCATCGGCCGCGAGCGCGAGATCGCCGAAGTCCGGCGGCTTCTGGCCGGCGCGCGCCTGGTGACGCTGACCGGCGCCGGCGGCAGCGGCAAAACCCGCCTGGCGCTGCAAGCCGCCGAGGGGCTGCTGGGAACTTTCGCCGATGGCGTCTGGTTCATCGAGCTGGCCGCCTTGTCCGAACCGGCGCTGGTGGTGTCGGTCATCGCCGCCACGTTGGGCATCGTGGAACAGAAAAATCGACCGCCGGCCGAGGCGTTGCGGGAACACCTGCGCCCGCGCCACACGCTTCTGGTGCTCGACAATTGCGAGCATCTCATTCACGCCGTCGCCCAATTGGCCGAAACCCTGTTGCATCACTGCCCGTCGTTGCGCATCCTGGCGACAAGCCGCGAGATGCTGGCGATTGCCGGCGAGGTCGTCTGGCTCGTGCCCACCCTGTCCTTGCCGCAGATAGACCTGCCGCCGCGGGTCGAAGACCTCAGGCAATTCGACGCCGTGCGCCTGTTCCTCGAACGGGCCTCCTCCGCGCTGCCCTCGTTCGACCTCTCGGAGCGCAACGCCGCGCCCGTTACCCAGCTCTGCCGCCAGCTCGACGGGATGCCATTGGCTATTGAACTGGCCGCGGCGCGGGTCAAAATGTTGCGGGTCGATCAAATCGTCGCCCGGCTGGATGATCGCTTCGGTTTGCTCGCCGGCGGCAGCCGCACCGCCCTGCCGCGCCATCAGACCCTGCGAGCCTTGATCGACTGGAGCCATGACTTGCTGTCGCCGGCCGAGCAATGCCTGTTGCGCCGCCTGTCGGTCTTTGCCGGCGGGTTCACCCTGGAAGCAGCGGCGGCCATCAATGACGAGGCCGACGACCTGGATACCCTGGCGCTGCTGACACAACTGGTCAATAAATCACTGGTCGTCGTCGATCAGTCGTCCGATCGGGACGCGCGCTATTTTCTTTTGGAAACGATCGGCCAATACACCTGGGAAAAGCTTCAGGCGGCGGGCGAGAGCGACCACATGCTGGATCGCCACGCCCGCTACTTCTGTCGCGTACTGGAGGAGGCGCTCCCCCAATACGACTACAACGACCACTGGTATCAGCGCCTGAACTGGATTGAGACGGAATACGATAACTGGCGCGCCGTCCTGAGCCGGGCCTTCAACGACCACTCCATCGCCCTGGAGTGGGGCGGCCGCGTGGCCGCGCGCATGGGCAGCTATTGGCTGATGCATGGCCGGCTGAGTGAGGGCCGGCGCTGGCTGGAGGTCGCTCTGGCCGGGGTTGACGCGACGATGACCGCAACCCGCGCGGCCCTGTCGCTGTGGATGGCCTCGTTGATGATGCGCGAAGGCCACCCGCGGGGGCCAGGGCTGGCGGCCGAAGGGCTGGTCGCCTATCAGGAATTGGGCGATAAAAGCGGAACGGCCTGGGCCTTGGTCGTCTTGGGTCTGCATAAGGGCAACGATCCCGGCCGGACAATCGCCTATCTGGAGCAGGGCCTCCAATTGGCTACCGAGGCGGGCGCATATTCGATCATGTCCGGCGCGCATTATGCCCTGGCGCGGGCGGCGCTGCGGGCGGGTGACTTTGAGCGGGCCACCGACCACGGCGAAAAGGCCCTACAACTGGCGGCAAAGCAGGACAATCAGATCCGCAAGGTCGATCTGCTGCGGCAATTGGGGGTCATCGCCTCCTGGCAGGGACACTACGACCACGCGGCGGCGCTGTATGACGAGTCCATGACCCTGGCGCGGGCTTTGCAGGCCAAAGGCTGGGTCGTGGCCCAGATATTGAACTCGCAGGGCGAAAACGCCCGCCGGCGAAGAGAGTATGACCGGGCGCTGGCCTACTACCGCGACGCGCTGGCCATCGCTCATGAGATCAGCGACGTTTCGCTCATCCTCGGTGAGCATCTCAACATGGGGCTAGTCCTGGTGCGGCAGAACGATCTGGATTCGGCCGTTACCTCCTTGCGCGAGAGCCTGGGCATCATCGCCGGTGGCCATCGCATCGATGGCGATTTCATCTGGAACCTGTGGGGGTTCGCGGTGGCCGCTATGCGGCGCGGCCGGCCGGAACGCGCCGCCTGCCTGTTCGGCGTGGCCGACGGGTTGCGCGACCAGACCGGCCTCTATCTGTCGCCGGTCGATGCCGAGGATTACCGCCAGGACGTGGCCCAGGCGCGGGCAGCGCTGGGCGAAGATGCCTTCGCCGCCGCCTGGGATCAGGGCCGGCGATTATCGGCCGATGAGGCCATCGCCCTGGCCCTGGAGTAA
- a CDS encoding 2-oxo acid dehydrogenase subunit E2 — protein sequence MNDEQQQGFTVVPFPRSRRLVLDAMHAGSRKHMIHGLVEFDVTEARRLLREEKERTGESLSFTAFILHCVGAAVEQDKMIHACRDWRGRLVLFDDVDVNTIIEIELEERRFPLAYVVRAVNRRSVRELHDEIRHVQQNPDRSHGEQTMSLMRWYVRLPGFLRGLAYRILPLNPAWLKRVGGTVNVTAVGMFGEGGGWGIPLPLYTLNVTLGGIATKPGIVDGRIEPRDYLSVTLSFDHDIVDGAPAARFAERLKGLIEGAEGLGEGGEGQVAGGE from the coding sequence ATGAATGATGAACAACAGCAAGGATTTACCGTTGTGCCCTTCCCCCGTTCGCGGCGGCTGGTGCTCGACGCCATGCACGCCGGTAGCCGCAAGCACATGATCCACGGCCTGGTGGAGTTCGACGTGACCGAGGCGCGCCGACTGCTGCGCGAAGAAAAGGAGCGCACGGGCGAATCACTTTCGTTCACGGCCTTTATCCTGCATTGCGTCGGCGCGGCCGTGGAACAGGACAAGATGATCCACGCCTGCCGCGATTGGCGCGGCCGGCTGGTGCTGTTCGACGACGTGGACGTGAATACCATCATCGAGATCGAACTGGAGGAGCGCCGCTTCCCGCTGGCCTACGTGGTGCGGGCTGTCAACCGGCGCAGCGTGCGCGAACTGCACGATGAAATCCGCCACGTTCAGCAAAACCCCGACCGCAGCCACGGCGAGCAGACGATGAGTCTGATGCGCTGGTACGTGCGGCTGCCCGGCTTTCTGCGCGGCCTGGCCTATCGCATCCTGCCGCTCAATCCTGCCTGGCTGAAGCGCGTCGGCGGCACGGTCAACGTCACCGCCGTGGGCATGTTCGGCGAGGGGGGCGGCTGGGGCATCCCCCTCCCGCTCTATACGCTCAACGTCACACTGGGCGGTATCGCCACGAAGCCGGGGATCGTTGACGGCCGCATCGAGCCGCGCGACTACCTGAGCGTCACGCTATCGTTTGACCACGACATTGTGGATGGGGCGCCGGCGGCGCGGTTTGCGGAGCGGTTGAAGGGGTTGATTGAGGGGGCGGAAGGGTTGGGGGAGGGTGGCGAGGGGCAAGTAGCGGGTGGCGAGTGA
- a CDS encoding transposase, translating into MNILALLQPLRPIVSQTTMRQMSVLMGAMLAMTGRVTMLGMARWTDKGGSYRSVQRFFQTTIPWTQVMWAFFRDHLHQAGDEYLLVGDECVVSKSGKETHGLGRFYAPLWGRPVSSVALFALSLVNPRERRSYPVMSEQVPSQEGVNREVKPRTRRKKAAAQSSAGRPGRPPGRRNSIKTEVTLTPELTRIQTMVKQFLAVVDQRLKLTYLVLDGHFGNNNALQMVRQCGLHLVSKLRHDAALYFPYQGDNKRCKYGAKVAYDNLPASCWQQTIIDDGVHTDIYQATLRHKAFAQPLNVVILLKTRPTTGAQARVLLFTSDLALNWSQVLEYYQLRFQIEFNFRDAKQYWGLEDFMNVKKTPVTNAINLSFLMVNVSQVLLQDLRREDPAVNVLDLKAHYRGHKYVAEVLKLLPQKPDPVFTEAIFDRISRLGRIHPPQPALCPS; encoded by the coding sequence ATGAATATTCTAGCACTATTACAACCATTGCGTCCTATTGTTAGCCAAACGACCATGCGGCAGATGAGCGTACTCATGGGGGCGATGTTAGCCATGACTGGACGAGTAACGATGTTGGGCATGGCGCGCTGGACGGATAAAGGGGGCAGCTATCGGAGCGTACAACGTTTTTTCCAGACCACCATTCCCTGGACACAAGTCATGTGGGCCTTCTTCCGTGACCATCTGCACCAGGCCGGGGACGAGTACCTGTTAGTGGGGGATGAATGTGTCGTCAGCAAATCGGGCAAGGAGACGCACGGCTTGGGACGCTTCTATGCGCCGTTATGGGGCCGGCCAGTGTCCAGCGTGGCCCTGTTTGCCTTGTCGTTGGTCAACCCGCGGGAACGGCGGTCGTATCCGGTGATGAGCGAACAAGTGCCCAGCCAGGAAGGGGTAAACAGAGAGGTCAAGCCGCGGACGCGGCGCAAGAAAGCCGCCGCCCAAAGTAGCGCGGGCCGCCCCGGCCGCCCGCCGGGGCGTCGCAACAGCATCAAAACCGAGGTGACCTTAACGCCCGAACTGACCCGCATCCAAACGATGGTCAAGCAGTTTTTGGCGGTGGTTGACCAACGACTCAAATTGACCTATCTGGTCTTGGACGGCCACTTCGGCAACAACAATGCCCTGCAAATGGTTCGGCAGTGCGGGCTGCACCTGGTTTCCAAATTGCGTCACGATGCCGCCCTGTATTTCCCCTACCAGGGGGACAACAAACGTTGTAAGTACGGCGCTAAGGTCGCCTATGACAACCTGCCGGCCAGCTGCTGGCAGCAGACGATCATCGACGACGGCGTCCATACCGACATCTATCAGGCTACCCTGCGCCACAAGGCGTTCGCCCAGCCGCTCAATGTGGTCATCCTGCTCAAAACAAGGCCGACCACCGGCGCGCAGGCCCGTGTGTTGTTGTTCACCAGCGACCTGGCCCTGAACTGGTCGCAGGTGCTAGAGTATTATCAACTGCGTTTTCAAATCGAGTTCAATTTCCGCGACGCCAAACAATACTGGGGTTTAGAGGACTTTATGAACGTCAAAAAGACCCCGGTGACCAATGCCATCAATCTGTCCTTCCTGATGGTCAACGTTTCTCAGGTGTTGTTACAGGACCTGCGGCGTGAAGACCCAGCGGTCAACGTGCTGGATTTGAAAGCTCATTATCGCGGCCATAAATACGTGGCCGAAGTGCTAAAATTGCTTCCGCAAAAACCAGACCCGGTTTTTACGGAAGCAATTTTCGACCGGATTTCCAGGTTGGGCAGGATTCATCCCCCTCAACCTGCCCTTTGCCCTTCGTGA
- a CDS encoding thiamine pyrophosphate-binding protein codes for MTYAHGGELVARSLAAQGVSTIYTLCGGHVAPIYDGCLNHNIAVLDFRHEQAAAHAADAHARLTRNVGVALVTAGPGVTDAVTGVANAYQARSPMILLGGAAPLKTKGMGALQEMPQTEMFRTFTKASFTIERTEDIPEQLAEAYRHALSGRPGPVFVELPFDVLFNAVDAPETMPARVAIAPIPPPVAAVQAMFDLLRAAERPLIIAGTQVYWDGAGQALRELTDQTAIPVFTNGAGRGVLPMDHPHCFKAARSKALRAADVVLLIGTPLDFRLKYGREDWNPAGKLIQIENDAAELNHNRQADVAAVADARLVLEALAEGLQGIRFQAWLAQVAEWERARNEKQQAWEQLDDAPVNHFRFAAEVERFVDENTIVIGDGGDIVSACAKVLTITRPGQWLDPGPLGCLGVGAPFAIAAQRLFPDRRVLILSGDGSFGLNGFEFDTAVRFGLPIVAIVGNDAGWGQIRGPQIQMVGAERAIATSLAPTRYDKVVEALGGYGELVEEPGGIGPALERAFAGGKPACVNVMLDPAGMSKTGASSPYIV; via the coding sequence ATGACATACGCCCACGGCGGCGAACTCGTCGCCCGCTCGCTGGCGGCCCAGGGCGTCAGCACTATCTATACCCTCTGCGGCGGCCACGTCGCCCCCATCTACGACGGCTGCCTGAACCACAACATCGCCGTGCTCGACTTCCGCCACGAGCAGGCCGCGGCCCACGCCGCCGACGCCCACGCCCGGCTGACGCGCAACGTGGGCGTGGCCCTGGTCACCGCCGGGCCGGGCGTCACCGATGCCGTCACCGGCGTCGCCAACGCTTACCAGGCGCGCAGCCCGATGATCCTGCTGGGCGGGGCCGCGCCGCTTAAGACCAAGGGCATGGGCGCGCTGCAAGAGATGCCCCAGACGGAGATGTTCCGCACCTTCACCAAGGCCAGCTTCACCATCGAACGCACCGAGGACATCCCCGAACAACTGGCCGAGGCCTATCGCCACGCCCTGAGCGGCCGCCCCGGGCCGGTCTTCGTCGAGTTGCCGTTCGACGTGCTGTTCAATGCCGTCGATGCGCCGGAAACCATGCCGGCGCGCGTCGCCATCGCCCCCATCCCGCCGCCGGTCGCGGCCGTGCAGGCCATGTTCGACCTGCTGCGCGCCGCCGAACGCCCGCTGATCATCGCCGGGACGCAGGTCTACTGGGACGGCGCGGGCCAGGCGTTGCGCGAATTGACCGACCAGACGGCCATCCCCGTCTTCACCAACGGCGCGGGGCGCGGCGTGCTGCCGATGGATCACCCCCACTGCTTCAAGGCGGCGCGGAGCAAGGCGCTGCGGGCGGCCGACGTGGTGCTGCTCATCGGCACACCGCTCGATTTCCGCCTGAAGTACGGCCGCGAAGATTGGAACCCGGCCGGCAAGCTGATCCAGATCGAGAACGACGCCGCCGAGCTGAACCACAACCGGCAAGCCGACGTGGCCGCCGTGGCCGACGCGCGGCTGGTGCTGGAGGCGCTGGCCGAGGGGCTACAGGGCATCCGCTTCCAGGCATGGCTGGCGCAGGTGGCCGAATGGGAGCGGGCGCGCAACGAGAAGCAACAGGCGTGGGAGCAACTCGACGACGCGCCGGTCAATCATTTTCGCTTTGCGGCCGAGGTGGAGCGCTTCGTTGACGAGAACACCATCGTCATCGGCGACGGCGGCGACATCGTCAGCGCCTGCGCCAAGGTGCTGACCATCACCCGGCCGGGGCAATGGCTCGATCCCGGCCCGTTGGGCTGCCTGGGCGTCGGCGCGCCGTTCGCCATCGCCGCCCAGCGCCTGTTCCCCGACCGCCGTGTGCTCATCCTGAGCGGCGACGGCTCCTTTGGGCTGAACGGCTTCGAGTTCGACACGGCGGTGCGCTTCGGCCTGCCCATCGTCGCCATCGTCGGCAACGATGCCGGCTGGGGCCAGATTCGCGGGCCGCAGATTCAGATGGTCGGCGCGGAGCGGGCCATCGCCACCTCGCTGGCCCCCACGCGCTACGACAAGGTGGTCGAGGCGTTGGGCGGCTACGGCGAACTGGTCGAGGAGCCGGGCGGCATTGGGCCGGCGCTGGAGCGGGCTTTTGCCGGCGGCAAGCCGGCCTGCGTCAACGTGATGCTCGACCCGGCGGGGATGAGTAAGACGGGGGCTAGTTCGCCTTATATCGTCTGA
- a CDS encoding DUF4160 domain-containing protein, with product MPEISRFYGIIVRVFYETTRHQLPHFHAAYGDHLASFTIDPPALLAGSMPRKQLHLILAWAELHQDDLLANWERARDQLPLHKIPGLP from the coding sequence ATGCCTGAAATCTCGCGGTTCTACGGGATCATTGTAAGAGTGTTCTATGAGACCACTCGCCATCAACTGCCCCATTTTCACGCGGCCTATGGTGATCATCTAGCCAGCTTTACAATCGATCCCCCGGCGTTGTTAGCCGGCAGTATGCCCAGAAAGCAGTTACATCTGATCCTGGCTTGGGCCGAACTCCATCAGGATGATCTCCTGGCAAATTGGGAACGAGCGCGCGATCAACTGCCGCTACACAAGATTCCCGGCTTGCCGTAG
- a CDS encoding DUF2442 domain-containing protein: protein MSTQPQDFPILHRVVSFTLVDEYVIQVMFDDDTERSVDFEPILYGPVFGPLRDPARFKEVELDPDFGALVWPNGADIEPMVLYDWPAYVSDIIRRRQNNPQPTA from the coding sequence ATGAGCACGCAACCCCAAGACTTTCCCATTTTGCATCGAGTTGTATCGTTTACTCTAGTCGATGAATACGTCATACAAGTTATGTTTGATGACGATACTGAACGATCCGTGGACTTCGAACCCATTCTGTATGGGCCGGTCTTTGGCCCGCTGCGTGACCCGGCTCGATTTAAGGAAGTAGAACTCGACCCCGACTTTGGCGCGCTGGTGTGGCCCAACGGGGCCGATATCGAACCGATGGTGCTATACGATTGGCCTGCCTATGTGAGTGACATCATTAGGCGGCGACAAAACAATCCCCAACCCACTGCCTAA